The proteins below come from a single Poecilia reticulata strain Guanapo linkage group LG5, Guppy_female_1.0+MT, whole genome shotgun sequence genomic window:
- the ncoa5 gene encoding nuclear receptor coactivator 5 isoform X1 produces MSRRRSRSPSPGRYSRTCSSNDPRDLERRIFVGNLPTSDMTNKDLEDLFSPYGKIVGVSLFRGYGFVQFERLEEAEAARAAQKGRIYKGYKLDVNMAVERRQAKPLSQQSPPRRPIYGKEGRPRSRSPIYGRDAREPRESREGRDSAREPRPGSHSRDPDFRYRSGSRDKDARGDPRDPAYSREDYDRFYRSGSGVEDYYRRKDEPFRDPYLDPWNGRREPGVEDRARPEERRRNELYRQYYEELQRRYDADRPVDCSVIVVNKAQNREYAETVGRKVRDLGMVVDLIFLNTEVSLTQALEDVGRARTPFAIIITQQHQVHRSCTVNILFGTPQEHRNMPMQDAMLLVAHNYDTYKVENREKEREEIARKAAKMADDVLLREPDRESHPISVLTSITLLAENRFLTPEELDSLIAYMKDKRTRLVRTSEDPLAAPAAQHRDVVPSAAGLTPSTHGTVQPSHLSTGSSASANPSHQQELQAKILSLFNSGSSPISGSTAVSQGAPQSHSYGSLGPSPSQNPSRSPMPGMASGGSQGYGMSLSRLPPASTAQRPPAATSGINFDNPSVQKALDTLIQSGPSLNNLVGPGSAPPMPQRSAPNMGQGPPPMSMYPRHY; encoded by the exons ATGTCTCGCAGAAGAAGCCGCAGCCCATCACCAGGGCGATATTCACGCACCTGCAGCAGTAACGATCCAAGGGATTTGGAGAGAAGGATTTTTGTTGGGAATTTGCCAACTTCTGACATGACAAACAAGGATTTGGAAGACCTTTTCTCTCCATACGGGAAGATAGTCG GCGTGTCCTTGTTTCGAGGTTATGGATTTGTTCAATTTGAGCGCCTTGAGGAGGCTGAAGCTGCAAGAGCAGCTCAAAAGGGCCGAATATATAAAGGGTACAAACTAG atgtaaATATGGCAGTGGAGCGACGGCAAGCTAAACCTCTATCCCAGCAGAGTCCTCCTCGAAG GCCCATCTATGGCAAGGAGGGCCGGCCTCGCTCGCGTTCACCTATTTATGGCCGTGACGCAAGAGAACCTCGGGAGAGCCGTGAGGGAAGAGACTCTGCTAGGGAACCCCGGCCAGGTAGCCACTCTCGTGACCCTGATTTCCGGTACCGCTCGGGGAGCAGAGACAAGGACGCCAGGGGCGACCCTCGGGACCCTGCTTACAG CAGAGAAGATTATGACCGATTCTACCGCAGCGGCAGTGGGGTAGAGGACTATTACAGGAGGAAGGATGAGCCCTTCAGGGACCCGTACTTGGATCCCTGGAATGGACGTCGTGAGCCTGGAG TCGAAGACCGCGCTCGACCAGAAGAGCGCCGTCGGAATGAACTGTATCGACAGTACTACGAGGAACTCCAGCGGCGCTACGACGCAGACCGCCCTGTTGACTGCTCTGTGATTGTTGTAAACAAGGCGCAGAA TAGGGAGTATGCAGAGACGGTCGGGCGAAAGGTCCGCGATTTGGGAATGGTTGTGGATCTGATCTTCCTGAACACGGAGGTTTCTCTCACCCAGGCTCTGGAGGACGTAGGCAGAGCCCGAACTCCCTTCGCCATCATCATCACTCAGCAGCATCAGGTGCACCGATCTTGCACAGTCAACATCCTGTTTGGTACACCTCAAG AACATCGAAACATGCCAATGCAAGATGCAATGTTGCTGGTCGCCCACAACTATGACACCTACAAAGTGGAAAACCGAGAAAAAGAACGGGAGGAAATCGCAAGGAAGGCTGCCAAGATGGCGGATGATGTGTTACTCCGGGAGCCTGACAGAGAGAGCCATCCCATTTCAGTGCTCACCAGCATCACGCTGCTGGCGGAGAACAG GTTTTTAACCCCAGAGGAACTGGACAGCCTCATTGCATACATGAAGGATAAAAGAACTCGTCTTGTAAGAACCTCTGAAGATCCTCTGGCAG CTCCTGCAGCGCAGCATCGTGATGTGGTACCATCAGCTGCAGGACTCACTCCATCTACACACGGCACCGTCCAGCCAAGTCACCTGTCGACCGGTTCCAGCGCCTCGGCAAACCCGAGTCaccagcaggagctgcaggctAAAATCCTCAGTCTGTTTAATAGCGGCTCCAGCCCCATATCAGGATCCACTGCCGTTTCCCAGGGCGCCCCTCAGTCACACTCCTACGGCTCACTCGGTCCCTCACCCTCCCAAAATCCATCCCGTTCACCAATGCCAGGGATGGCTTCAGGTGGATCCCAGGGTTACGGCATGTCACTGTCCCGCTTACCCCCTGCGTCTACAGCTCAGAGACCCCCCGCTGCCACTTCAGGTATCAATTTTGACAACCCAAGCGTCCAGAAAGCTCTGGACACACTCATTCAGAGTGGGCCGTCTCTGAACAACCTGGTGGGCCCTGGGTCTGCTCCGCCGATGCCCCAGAGGTCAGCTCCCAATATGGGGCAGGGTCCCCCCCCAATGTCCATGTATCCTCGCCATTATTGA
- the ncoa5 gene encoding nuclear receptor coactivator 5 isoform X3, with translation MSRRRSRSPSPGRYSRTCSSNDPRDLERRIFVGNLPTSDMTNKDLEDLFSPYGKIVGVSLFRGYGFVQFERLEEAEAARAAQKGRIYKGYKLDVNMAVERRQAKPLSQQSPPRRPIYGKEGRPRSRSPIYGRDAREPRESREGRDSAREPRPGSHSRDPDFRYRSGSRDKDARGDPRDPAYREDYDRFYRSGSGVEDYYRRKDEPFRDPYLDPWNGRREPGVEDRARPEERRRNELYRQYYEELQRRYDADRPVDCSVIVVNKAQNREYAETVGRKVRDLGMVVDLIFLNTEVSLTQALEDVGRARTPFAIIITQQHQVHRSCTVNILFGTPQEHRNMPMQDAMLLVAHNYDTYKVENREKEREEIARKAAKMADDVLLREPDRESHPISVLTSITLLAENRFLTPEELDSLIAYMKDKRTRLVRTSEDPLAAPAAQHRDVVPSAAGLTPSTHGTVQPSHLSTGSSASANPSHQQELQAKILSLFNSGSSPISGSTAVSQGAPQSHSYGSLGPSPSQNPSRSPMPGMASGGSQGYGMSLSRLPPASTAQRPPAATSGINFDNPSVQKALDTLIQSGPSLNNLVGPGSAPPMPQRSAPNMGQGPPPMSMYPRHY, from the exons ATGTCTCGCAGAAGAAGCCGCAGCCCATCACCAGGGCGATATTCACGCACCTGCAGCAGTAACGATCCAAGGGATTTGGAGAGAAGGATTTTTGTTGGGAATTTGCCAACTTCTGACATGACAAACAAGGATTTGGAAGACCTTTTCTCTCCATACGGGAAGATAGTCG GCGTGTCCTTGTTTCGAGGTTATGGATTTGTTCAATTTGAGCGCCTTGAGGAGGCTGAAGCTGCAAGAGCAGCTCAAAAGGGCCGAATATATAAAGGGTACAAACTAG atgtaaATATGGCAGTGGAGCGACGGCAAGCTAAACCTCTATCCCAGCAGAGTCCTCCTCGAAG GCCCATCTATGGCAAGGAGGGCCGGCCTCGCTCGCGTTCACCTATTTATGGCCGTGACGCAAGAGAACCTCGGGAGAGCCGTGAGGGAAGAGACTCTGCTAGGGAACCCCGGCCAGGTAGCCACTCTCGTGACCCTGATTTCCGGTACCGCTCGGGGAGCAGAGACAAGGACGCCAGGGGCGACCCTCGGGACCCTGCTTACAG AGAAGATTATGACCGATTCTACCGCAGCGGCAGTGGGGTAGAGGACTATTACAGGAGGAAGGATGAGCCCTTCAGGGACCCGTACTTGGATCCCTGGAATGGACGTCGTGAGCCTGGAG TCGAAGACCGCGCTCGACCAGAAGAGCGCCGTCGGAATGAACTGTATCGACAGTACTACGAGGAACTCCAGCGGCGCTACGACGCAGACCGCCCTGTTGACTGCTCTGTGATTGTTGTAAACAAGGCGCAGAA TAGGGAGTATGCAGAGACGGTCGGGCGAAAGGTCCGCGATTTGGGAATGGTTGTGGATCTGATCTTCCTGAACACGGAGGTTTCTCTCACCCAGGCTCTGGAGGACGTAGGCAGAGCCCGAACTCCCTTCGCCATCATCATCACTCAGCAGCATCAGGTGCACCGATCTTGCACAGTCAACATCCTGTTTGGTACACCTCAAG AACATCGAAACATGCCAATGCAAGATGCAATGTTGCTGGTCGCCCACAACTATGACACCTACAAAGTGGAAAACCGAGAAAAAGAACGGGAGGAAATCGCAAGGAAGGCTGCCAAGATGGCGGATGATGTGTTACTCCGGGAGCCTGACAGAGAGAGCCATCCCATTTCAGTGCTCACCAGCATCACGCTGCTGGCGGAGAACAG GTTTTTAACCCCAGAGGAACTGGACAGCCTCATTGCATACATGAAGGATAAAAGAACTCGTCTTGTAAGAACCTCTGAAGATCCTCTGGCAG CTCCTGCAGCGCAGCATCGTGATGTGGTACCATCAGCTGCAGGACTCACTCCATCTACACACGGCACCGTCCAGCCAAGTCACCTGTCGACCGGTTCCAGCGCCTCGGCAAACCCGAGTCaccagcaggagctgcaggctAAAATCCTCAGTCTGTTTAATAGCGGCTCCAGCCCCATATCAGGATCCACTGCCGTTTCCCAGGGCGCCCCTCAGTCACACTCCTACGGCTCACTCGGTCCCTCACCCTCCCAAAATCCATCCCGTTCACCAATGCCAGGGATGGCTTCAGGTGGATCCCAGGGTTACGGCATGTCACTGTCCCGCTTACCCCCTGCGTCTACAGCTCAGAGACCCCCCGCTGCCACTTCAGGTATCAATTTTGACAACCCAAGCGTCCAGAAAGCTCTGGACACACTCATTCAGAGTGGGCCGTCTCTGAACAACCTGGTGGGCCCTGGGTCTGCTCCGCCGATGCCCCAGAGGTCAGCTCCCAATATGGGGCAGGGTCCCCCCCCAATGTCCATGTATCCTCGCCATTATTGA
- the ncoa5 gene encoding nuclear receptor coactivator 5 isoform X4, translating to MSRRRSRSPSPGRYSRTCSSNDPRDLERRIFVGNLPTSDMTNKDLEDLFSPYGKIVDVNMAVERRQAKPLSQQSPPRRPIYGKEGRPRSRSPIYGRDAREPRESREGRDSAREPRPGSHSRDPDFRYRSGSRDKDARGDPRDPAYSREDYDRFYRSGSGVEDYYRRKDEPFRDPYLDPWNGRREPGVEDRARPEERRRNELYRQYYEELQRRYDADRPVDCSVIVVNKAQNREYAETVGRKVRDLGMVVDLIFLNTEVSLTQALEDVGRARTPFAIIITQQHQVHRSCTVNILFGTPQEHRNMPMQDAMLLVAHNYDTYKVENREKEREEIARKAAKMADDVLLREPDRESHPISVLTSITLLAENRFLTPEELDSLIAYMKDKRTRLVRTSEDPLAAPAAQHRDVVPSAAGLTPSTHGTVQPSHLSTGSSASANPSHQQELQAKILSLFNSGSSPISGSTAVSQGAPQSHSYGSLGPSPSQNPSRSPMPGMASGGSQGYGMSLSRLPPASTAQRPPAATSGINFDNPSVQKALDTLIQSGPSLNNLVGPGSAPPMPQRSAPNMGQGPPPMSMYPRHY from the exons ATGTCTCGCAGAAGAAGCCGCAGCCCATCACCAGGGCGATATTCACGCACCTGCAGCAGTAACGATCCAAGGGATTTGGAGAGAAGGATTTTTGTTGGGAATTTGCCAACTTCTGACATGACAAACAAGGATTTGGAAGACCTTTTCTCTCCATACGGGAAGATAGTCG atgtaaATATGGCAGTGGAGCGACGGCAAGCTAAACCTCTATCCCAGCAGAGTCCTCCTCGAAG GCCCATCTATGGCAAGGAGGGCCGGCCTCGCTCGCGTTCACCTATTTATGGCCGTGACGCAAGAGAACCTCGGGAGAGCCGTGAGGGAAGAGACTCTGCTAGGGAACCCCGGCCAGGTAGCCACTCTCGTGACCCTGATTTCCGGTACCGCTCGGGGAGCAGAGACAAGGACGCCAGGGGCGACCCTCGGGACCCTGCTTACAG CAGAGAAGATTATGACCGATTCTACCGCAGCGGCAGTGGGGTAGAGGACTATTACAGGAGGAAGGATGAGCCCTTCAGGGACCCGTACTTGGATCCCTGGAATGGACGTCGTGAGCCTGGAG TCGAAGACCGCGCTCGACCAGAAGAGCGCCGTCGGAATGAACTGTATCGACAGTACTACGAGGAACTCCAGCGGCGCTACGACGCAGACCGCCCTGTTGACTGCTCTGTGATTGTTGTAAACAAGGCGCAGAA TAGGGAGTATGCAGAGACGGTCGGGCGAAAGGTCCGCGATTTGGGAATGGTTGTGGATCTGATCTTCCTGAACACGGAGGTTTCTCTCACCCAGGCTCTGGAGGACGTAGGCAGAGCCCGAACTCCCTTCGCCATCATCATCACTCAGCAGCATCAGGTGCACCGATCTTGCACAGTCAACATCCTGTTTGGTACACCTCAAG AACATCGAAACATGCCAATGCAAGATGCAATGTTGCTGGTCGCCCACAACTATGACACCTACAAAGTGGAAAACCGAGAAAAAGAACGGGAGGAAATCGCAAGGAAGGCTGCCAAGATGGCGGATGATGTGTTACTCCGGGAGCCTGACAGAGAGAGCCATCCCATTTCAGTGCTCACCAGCATCACGCTGCTGGCGGAGAACAG GTTTTTAACCCCAGAGGAACTGGACAGCCTCATTGCATACATGAAGGATAAAAGAACTCGTCTTGTAAGAACCTCTGAAGATCCTCTGGCAG CTCCTGCAGCGCAGCATCGTGATGTGGTACCATCAGCTGCAGGACTCACTCCATCTACACACGGCACCGTCCAGCCAAGTCACCTGTCGACCGGTTCCAGCGCCTCGGCAAACCCGAGTCaccagcaggagctgcaggctAAAATCCTCAGTCTGTTTAATAGCGGCTCCAGCCCCATATCAGGATCCACTGCCGTTTCCCAGGGCGCCCCTCAGTCACACTCCTACGGCTCACTCGGTCCCTCACCCTCCCAAAATCCATCCCGTTCACCAATGCCAGGGATGGCTTCAGGTGGATCCCAGGGTTACGGCATGTCACTGTCCCGCTTACCCCCTGCGTCTACAGCTCAGAGACCCCCCGCTGCCACTTCAGGTATCAATTTTGACAACCCAAGCGTCCAGAAAGCTCTGGACACACTCATTCAGAGTGGGCCGTCTCTGAACAACCTGGTGGGCCCTGGGTCTGCTCCGCCGATGCCCCAGAGGTCAGCTCCCAATATGGGGCAGGGTCCCCCCCCAATGTCCATGTATCCTCGCCATTATTGA
- the ncoa5 gene encoding nuclear receptor coactivator 5 isoform X2, which yields MSRRRSRSPSPGRYSRTCSSNDPRDLERRIFVGNLPTSDMTNKDLEDLFSPYGKIVGVSLFRGYGFVQFERLEEAEAARAAQKGRIYKGYKLDVNMAVERRQAKPLSQQSPPRRPIYGKEGRPRSRSPIYGRDAREPRESREGRDSAREPRPGSHSRDPDFRYRSGSRDKDARGDPRDPAYSREDYDRFYRSGSGVEDYYRRKDEPFRDPYLDPWNGRREPGVEDRARPEERRRNELYRQYYEELQRRYDADRPVDCSVIVVNKAQKEYAETVGRKVRDLGMVVDLIFLNTEVSLTQALEDVGRARTPFAIIITQQHQVHRSCTVNILFGTPQEHRNMPMQDAMLLVAHNYDTYKVENREKEREEIARKAAKMADDVLLREPDRESHPISVLTSITLLAENRFLTPEELDSLIAYMKDKRTRLVRTSEDPLAAPAAQHRDVVPSAAGLTPSTHGTVQPSHLSTGSSASANPSHQQELQAKILSLFNSGSSPISGSTAVSQGAPQSHSYGSLGPSPSQNPSRSPMPGMASGGSQGYGMSLSRLPPASTAQRPPAATSGINFDNPSVQKALDTLIQSGPSLNNLVGPGSAPPMPQRSAPNMGQGPPPMSMYPRHY from the exons ATGTCTCGCAGAAGAAGCCGCAGCCCATCACCAGGGCGATATTCACGCACCTGCAGCAGTAACGATCCAAGGGATTTGGAGAGAAGGATTTTTGTTGGGAATTTGCCAACTTCTGACATGACAAACAAGGATTTGGAAGACCTTTTCTCTCCATACGGGAAGATAGTCG GCGTGTCCTTGTTTCGAGGTTATGGATTTGTTCAATTTGAGCGCCTTGAGGAGGCTGAAGCTGCAAGAGCAGCTCAAAAGGGCCGAATATATAAAGGGTACAAACTAG atgtaaATATGGCAGTGGAGCGACGGCAAGCTAAACCTCTATCCCAGCAGAGTCCTCCTCGAAG GCCCATCTATGGCAAGGAGGGCCGGCCTCGCTCGCGTTCACCTATTTATGGCCGTGACGCAAGAGAACCTCGGGAGAGCCGTGAGGGAAGAGACTCTGCTAGGGAACCCCGGCCAGGTAGCCACTCTCGTGACCCTGATTTCCGGTACCGCTCGGGGAGCAGAGACAAGGACGCCAGGGGCGACCCTCGGGACCCTGCTTACAG CAGAGAAGATTATGACCGATTCTACCGCAGCGGCAGTGGGGTAGAGGACTATTACAGGAGGAAGGATGAGCCCTTCAGGGACCCGTACTTGGATCCCTGGAATGGACGTCGTGAGCCTGGAG TCGAAGACCGCGCTCGACCAGAAGAGCGCCGTCGGAATGAACTGTATCGACAGTACTACGAGGAACTCCAGCGGCGCTACGACGCAGACCGCCCTGTTGACTGCTCTGTGATTGTTGTAAACAAGGCGCAGAA GGAGTATGCAGAGACGGTCGGGCGAAAGGTCCGCGATTTGGGAATGGTTGTGGATCTGATCTTCCTGAACACGGAGGTTTCTCTCACCCAGGCTCTGGAGGACGTAGGCAGAGCCCGAACTCCCTTCGCCATCATCATCACTCAGCAGCATCAGGTGCACCGATCTTGCACAGTCAACATCCTGTTTGGTACACCTCAAG AACATCGAAACATGCCAATGCAAGATGCAATGTTGCTGGTCGCCCACAACTATGACACCTACAAAGTGGAAAACCGAGAAAAAGAACGGGAGGAAATCGCAAGGAAGGCTGCCAAGATGGCGGATGATGTGTTACTCCGGGAGCCTGACAGAGAGAGCCATCCCATTTCAGTGCTCACCAGCATCACGCTGCTGGCGGAGAACAG GTTTTTAACCCCAGAGGAACTGGACAGCCTCATTGCATACATGAAGGATAAAAGAACTCGTCTTGTAAGAACCTCTGAAGATCCTCTGGCAG CTCCTGCAGCGCAGCATCGTGATGTGGTACCATCAGCTGCAGGACTCACTCCATCTACACACGGCACCGTCCAGCCAAGTCACCTGTCGACCGGTTCCAGCGCCTCGGCAAACCCGAGTCaccagcaggagctgcaggctAAAATCCTCAGTCTGTTTAATAGCGGCTCCAGCCCCATATCAGGATCCACTGCCGTTTCCCAGGGCGCCCCTCAGTCACACTCCTACGGCTCACTCGGTCCCTCACCCTCCCAAAATCCATCCCGTTCACCAATGCCAGGGATGGCTTCAGGTGGATCCCAGGGTTACGGCATGTCACTGTCCCGCTTACCCCCTGCGTCTACAGCTCAGAGACCCCCCGCTGCCACTTCAGGTATCAATTTTGACAACCCAAGCGTCCAGAAAGCTCTGGACACACTCATTCAGAGTGGGCCGTCTCTGAACAACCTGGTGGGCCCTGGGTCTGCTCCGCCGATGCCCCAGAGGTCAGCTCCCAATATGGGGCAGGGTCCCCCCCCAATGTCCATGTATCCTCGCCATTATTGA
- the ncoa5 gene encoding nuclear receptor coactivator 5 isoform X5, protein MITESVLVQLKDVNMAVERRQAKPLSQQSPPRRPIYGKEGRPRSRSPIYGRDAREPRESREGRDSAREPRPGSHSRDPDFRYRSGSRDKDARGDPRDPAYSREDYDRFYRSGSGVEDYYRRKDEPFRDPYLDPWNGRREPGVEDRARPEERRRNELYRQYYEELQRRYDADRPVDCSVIVVNKAQNREYAETVGRKVRDLGMVVDLIFLNTEVSLTQALEDVGRARTPFAIIITQQHQVHRSCTVNILFGTPQEHRNMPMQDAMLLVAHNYDTYKVENREKEREEIARKAAKMADDVLLREPDRESHPISVLTSITLLAENRFLTPEELDSLIAYMKDKRTRLVRTSEDPLAAPAAQHRDVVPSAAGLTPSTHGTVQPSHLSTGSSASANPSHQQELQAKILSLFNSGSSPISGSTAVSQGAPQSHSYGSLGPSPSQNPSRSPMPGMASGGSQGYGMSLSRLPPASTAQRPPAATSGINFDNPSVQKALDTLIQSGPSLNNLVGPGSAPPMPQRSAPNMGQGPPPMSMYPRHY, encoded by the exons ATGATCACTGAATCCGTCCTGGTTCAACTTAAAG atgtaaATATGGCAGTGGAGCGACGGCAAGCTAAACCTCTATCCCAGCAGAGTCCTCCTCGAAG GCCCATCTATGGCAAGGAGGGCCGGCCTCGCTCGCGTTCACCTATTTATGGCCGTGACGCAAGAGAACCTCGGGAGAGCCGTGAGGGAAGAGACTCTGCTAGGGAACCCCGGCCAGGTAGCCACTCTCGTGACCCTGATTTCCGGTACCGCTCGGGGAGCAGAGACAAGGACGCCAGGGGCGACCCTCGGGACCCTGCTTACAG CAGAGAAGATTATGACCGATTCTACCGCAGCGGCAGTGGGGTAGAGGACTATTACAGGAGGAAGGATGAGCCCTTCAGGGACCCGTACTTGGATCCCTGGAATGGACGTCGTGAGCCTGGAG TCGAAGACCGCGCTCGACCAGAAGAGCGCCGTCGGAATGAACTGTATCGACAGTACTACGAGGAACTCCAGCGGCGCTACGACGCAGACCGCCCTGTTGACTGCTCTGTGATTGTTGTAAACAAGGCGCAGAA TAGGGAGTATGCAGAGACGGTCGGGCGAAAGGTCCGCGATTTGGGAATGGTTGTGGATCTGATCTTCCTGAACACGGAGGTTTCTCTCACCCAGGCTCTGGAGGACGTAGGCAGAGCCCGAACTCCCTTCGCCATCATCATCACTCAGCAGCATCAGGTGCACCGATCTTGCACAGTCAACATCCTGTTTGGTACACCTCAAG AACATCGAAACATGCCAATGCAAGATGCAATGTTGCTGGTCGCCCACAACTATGACACCTACAAAGTGGAAAACCGAGAAAAAGAACGGGAGGAAATCGCAAGGAAGGCTGCCAAGATGGCGGATGATGTGTTACTCCGGGAGCCTGACAGAGAGAGCCATCCCATTTCAGTGCTCACCAGCATCACGCTGCTGGCGGAGAACAG GTTTTTAACCCCAGAGGAACTGGACAGCCTCATTGCATACATGAAGGATAAAAGAACTCGTCTTGTAAGAACCTCTGAAGATCCTCTGGCAG CTCCTGCAGCGCAGCATCGTGATGTGGTACCATCAGCTGCAGGACTCACTCCATCTACACACGGCACCGTCCAGCCAAGTCACCTGTCGACCGGTTCCAGCGCCTCGGCAAACCCGAGTCaccagcaggagctgcaggctAAAATCCTCAGTCTGTTTAATAGCGGCTCCAGCCCCATATCAGGATCCACTGCCGTTTCCCAGGGCGCCCCTCAGTCACACTCCTACGGCTCACTCGGTCCCTCACCCTCCCAAAATCCATCCCGTTCACCAATGCCAGGGATGGCTTCAGGTGGATCCCAGGGTTACGGCATGTCACTGTCCCGCTTACCCCCTGCGTCTACAGCTCAGAGACCCCCCGCTGCCACTTCAGGTATCAATTTTGACAACCCAAGCGTCCAGAAAGCTCTGGACACACTCATTCAGAGTGGGCCGTCTCTGAACAACCTGGTGGGCCCTGGGTCTGCTCCGCCGATGCCCCAGAGGTCAGCTCCCAATATGGGGCAGGGTCCCCCCCCAATGTCCATGTATCCTCGCCATTATTGA